The window taaatttgtaaaggtcaaaatacatatataattgaTGCACCAGATATCTTCTACTTCCATAAAACTAAATACTTCCACATATGTCTTTACTTGTAACAAATATATATAAGCAAAGTCATTGTATTCTAATTCTAccagtaattaaaaaaaattcttctccaaGCGGTACTTGAATTGCTACTTGATTTATGATTCTCatcctgcaaaaaaaaaaaaaactaattatattttgataaaaaaaatcaaaaagtacaAGTACATAGTAAAAAAACAACTTTTGTATGCAACAACATATAAAATAAAGGCTATAGCAAAATAAAAGTGCATTATAGCagtttcataaaagaataaactCCAACGCAAGCTCACATGGAAGACAGTAGATCAAGATGGAAGTCAATGAAGCAGTGAAAATACCTATAGCTAGACCAGTTTCTTGCTCATCCTTAAGTGCTTGACCTCTCTCCAGTCTGGACAAGTGGTCCGCAACTTTATTCTCGCAtcccttcctatctttgactttgaAGTTAAATTCTTGGAGGAGTAATACCCATCTAATTAATCTTGGCTTcacatccttcttagccatcaaatattTCAAGGCGGCATGGTCTGtgtgaaccaccaccttggttcccaatAGGTAAGCCCGAAACTTCTCAAAGGCATAGACAATTGCAAAAAGCTCCTGTTCAGTAACaatgtagttcttttgagctccatttaAGGCCTTGCTTGCATAATAAATGGGATAAAATAGCTTATCCCTCTTCAGACCAAGTATAGCTCCAAGTGCCACTCCGCTTGCATCGCACATAATCTTAAATGGCTTTGACCAATCTGGAgcaacaataataggagcatcaactaatttccctttaaggcattcaaataccttcaagcaatcttcatcAAATATAAACTTAGCCTcattctccaaaagtttgcaaagtgggtttgcaATTTTTGAGAAATCTTTTATGAATCGTCGATAGAATCctgcatgaccaaggaaactacgcACTCTCTTTACTGAAATaggaggtggtagcttctcaataacctcgACCTTAGCTCGGTTGACCTCGATCCCCTTGGATGAAATTTTGTGGCCAaggacaatgccctccttcaccatgaagtggcatttctcccaaattaagcacaagattaaaCTCTTCGCACCGCTGCAAAGCTTTACTCATATTCACCAAGCACagctcaaaagaatcacctactattgagaagtcatccataaatacctccaaggtgtcttcaaccatatcggAAAAggtagacatcatgcaccattgaaaggTAGAGGTGCATTACACAGACCAAAAAACATCCGCTTGAAGGCAAAAGTCCCATACGGGCAGTGAATGTTGTCTTTTCCTAATTCTCCAGGGCTATAGAAATCTGGTTATAGccagaatacccatctaagaaACAATACCAACCTCTTCCTGCCAACCGATCAAGTAtctgatccataaaaggcattgggaagtggtccttcaaagtcCACGAGTTAAGCTTGCGATagtccatacaaactctccacccaATCATAGGCTTGAGAGGAATCAAGTCATTTTTCTCATTCACTACAATAGTCATGTCCCCTTTCTTGGGCACCATTGGACCgggcttacccacttactatcagaAATAAGATATACAACTCTTGTGTCAAGCCATTTGATGATCttcttcttaaccacctcttgcgtAGGTGGGTTAAGATGGCATTGATGCTCAACGGTTGGTGTGCAATCTTCCTCAAGATGGATTTTGTGAGTGCAAATACCCGaaggaataccaataatatccgTAATGGTCCATCCTATAGCCCTTTTGTACCTCTAAAGTACAGAGATAAGTTCTTCCACTTGCTGCTCACTTAAATCTACTGTAATAATCACGGGTAAAGTGTTTCCACTGCCTAGAAACATATACCTTAGATGGCCTAGCAATTCCTTCAACTCCAATATtagtggctcttcaatagatggcttcaCCGGTGGTGTTGGGTGATTTTTAAGATCTAGATCAGGCTTCTTGGGAACAtaagaatatgatcccattccAGTCAAGGGACAAATAGTCTCCTCATACTTTTCGATGCCTTtgctatcaaaattcatcaagacagCAGCCAAAGGCTGGACAATAAATTTCTCCTTTATCGGCACTTTTTGCTCATTCTCGTAATAAATATCCACAACAGAGAAGACACTCATTTCCTTGTGTTGCTTCAGATATTGGAACACATCAAACCATACTACTTCATTATTAAGCTTGAATAAGAGTTCATTAGCTCGCAAGTCAGTAAGCACGCTTCCAGTTGCAAGGAAAGGTCgacctaagattatgggcacttcaaagtccacctcacaaaaCAGAATAACAAAATCAGTAGGGAATATAGAGCTTGCCACCTTCACTAGCACATCATACAACATACCCACCGGTTGCTTTACCGACCTGTTCGCCATCACTAGTCGAATGTTTGTaggtgtaggatcccccaaacccagctGGTTATAAACAGCAAGCGGCATCAGGTTAATACTCGCTCCCAAATCACACAAGGCCTTAGGAAAATCAAGAGACCCGATAGTATAAGGAATCGTAAATGCTCCTGGGTCCGCTTTCTTTTGCACCAAAGACCTTGTTGAAATAGCACCACAGTGATAAAGGTTATCTACCGGTTCATAGCTCATCGCTCTCTTCTTCGTCAccaggtctttcatgaacttggcATACCCAGGCATCTGCTCTAATGCCTCTACTAAAGGCACATTCACCGTCAGTTGTTTCAgtatagccatgaatttgctaaacctTGTATTATCCGTtatcttcttcaatctttgaggaaagggcGACCATGGTTTTGGAAGAGTAGTAACCACTGCctccttctcttttttcttggcTTCCTCTAACTCATCAACTTGCTAATGGTTAGATGTACTCGCTttaccatccagcttctcagactccactggatgggtttcatcatcatcaacctcTACTTCAATCACGTCGTCGCTCACAGCTTTGCCCACAAAAGGGCTAGATAATactttaccactccgagtggtagcTTCTATAGAAGAGTTATCGTTCTGAGGATTCTGCACTGTATCGCTAGGAAAGGTACCACTCTTCCTCTGATTAAATGTGactgagagttggctcatctgcttcTCCAACCGCTTAATAGAAGTTGAGTGCGAATTCACTAGGTGACTCTTGGAAGATAAGTCACTCTTCATTATTGTCACCCCAGCATTGGTAGCCTCAACTCTCTTTAATAGCTTCTCCATCACACTACTAAAAACTGGGTCTATGGCGACACAGGAAAAACCATTACAGTAGAAGAGGAAAACATTGCTATAGAGATATTGCAACGGTTAACAAACCATTTCATCAGGTTGCGTGGCCATAGCTCTATTGCTACGGTTTTTGTAACGGTTTCATCTACCATTGCTATATATAGTTGTAGCAACGATTTTCATGATCACTACCGCAACACTTATTTGacatcaattgcaatgaaataaaCCGTTGCCAAAGACTTTTATGCAACAGGTTTTATATCTAAGGCAACAGTTTTATATCTACCGCAACAACTCACTTGATACTATTGCAACAGTTTTCTCGTTAATACTACGGTTTTTTTCGTAACATATATACTCTATAGCAATGGTTTACAAGCTGTTGCCATAGGGTCTTATGCAACAGTTGTTTTTATCTATATTAACAATTAATTATACTATTGCAACAGTTTTATGATTAATGCTACAATATTTAGCGACGTTTTAAATGAGCTATCACAATATTTACAAGCTGTTGCTATAGCCTTACTAGTGTAATTGAATTTTCTATAGCAACGGTTCTAAGTTGCTATTACAACAATTTAATTTGCTACAAAAATATGTAGCCCTAGAATGACCAACTAATAATTACCAATAAATACATTATAAAAGCTATAATAAGAATTACAAAACAGTTTTCAATGTTCATCATTAAAATTGTATATCCAAAATATAAGCTAGCCATAGTAATTAATATCCATAAAACTAGAAAATAGTAAATTACGACATAAGTTTCATTGTGTTGTCGATTTCAAAAATATCCTAGAAAAAGTTATAAAAACCATCTAAAATCTTCTTAACGTTCTTCAATGTTCTCCTCATTCGCTTCTTCATTTTCTcaacctacaaaaaaaaaaattgtgccaTTAATCTTTGTCAATGTCGAAGATGTATGAACTAAGCACAGAGACATACACCAAGTTATGATGACAAATAGAatttttaagagaaaaaaagtgaatGACGGGAGAAGACATGGAAAGAGCGAGTGAAAAAAAATACGTCTTTTATATGCTCAGTCTTTCCAAATGCAAAATTGTCTTCTCAACCTGAAAATTTAGAACTTACAGTGACTTCCGAATGCAGTAATCTCTTGAGGTTGTAAGTAAAATATGAAATACTGGCTCAGATGTATGGGTACACGACctaaatgataaaaaatacatcatatcCTAGTTTTCATTAAATATTAAGTTTGATGAAATCCTGAACTATGAAAAGGGAAATTAATGTCATAACTAGAAATAAGTAGATTTTGAAAGACTACAAACAAAATAAGTTGCATAAAATAGGGAGTATATTTCATCAAACTACACACGCATGATGATCTTATATTTTAAGTAGTAAACCTTGGTTTTGTTAGTATTTCGATGTTTCTTAGTGTAATTCTTAATTAATTCAAAGTCTAGCAGCACATAGTCAAGAAAAAATGAAATCATTTAGGAAATATCCATTCATGACACTCAGAAACACCAAGGAAGTGCCCAACCTGGATGCATAGAGAGAAGAGACATGGATGGACACAGGAAAAAGCAAAAGTCACAAATAGTGAGGCAGATATGATACATCTTTATATTAAAGTAAATGAGAAAAACATATTCCATCTCAACAGTAGCCCAAATTCTCCTCAATGTAAAATTGTTTCACATTATTGTCGCAGTGAACATGACCTTTTTCAAATGCAAGTAGTTACATCAAATCCACCATATAGTTGGACAAAGTTGCCTAAAACTTTACTAATTACATGTTTGACTTTAAACTAATCTACCTACATGTTCTAGCATCCTTTTTCTATTTACTGTTAATATGGTCGTCCAATTTCTTTTGACTAAGTGCACCCTTGCCAGCAGTTGGGTGACTTGGGTGActgaattatgaaatttatttgcTTTATTTGCTTTTTCTTGCTCCAATATAATGACTATTTGTCTTGAATCGTGGGTATATCCCAAAAAACCTTTGTACCTCGAGGTTGTGGCATCGAAGCATGAACTATTAGTAGCAAAAGTAGGATATTCCAAAACATACATTTTATAGGAACTCTCACATATAGCGCATAGCAATATTTAATAAGCAAAAAGCTTCCCTAAACAAAGTGCCATAAGTAAGAAACTGAAGAATATAGTTGCAGATCCTGCTTCACAAAAGTCAAAGAACTATACTGAACATGTAGACGATAAGGTGGAAATCAGACTTCGACACAAAACCCCACCAGTGGTTATTCCGATCACTGGTTTCCCTTTTTTCTCTTGTTAAGACTTTCAGGAACAGCAGCAAAACATAGATTAAAAGAATTagaaatcatatcatcataagaaCGACACGAGTGATTTACTCCAAATAGAACAACAATATTCCATATGCTTCAGCTCTTAGGAGCAGTAAATAGTCTAATAGATAGGAAATTACAGATTACACAATAAAGAACGGGGGTAGGTACTATCTATTAATGGTACTTTCAGCAACCAGAACAAAGTATTGAACATTACTCAAATAACAGAGAATTTCACAAGCAAAcagaatttgaaaaagaaaaagacgaGGCAAAAAAGTAGAACAAGTACTAACCTTCAGTTTGTTCTAATGAACAAGAATGAACACAAAATGCAAGCAGGTCAGGGTCAAGTTGAAGATCAGGGTTAAGGCATTGAAGTCTTGCTATGATGTTAATTGTAATTTGTTGTTGCATTGTACCCTTTTGTTCCTCGAATTTTTCAAGCATTCTTTGTTTCATCCTCTCTTCTATTTCCTCCATTTTTTGTTATAACATCTCATCAGTAGAGGATGCAggatttcttatattttcttttaatgatGTCTTGGTAACTCCACGCCCATATAATCTTATAAAACCCGGATGCTCAGGTCCCATGACTAACGCAAAGACATAACTAGCTCAGTACCATCTTCTATTTCTTGAGTttgtattttctctatttcagcctataaataaaattcatgagaaagaatttaattaaatataactgagtcaataattaaaatcaaataaattatctcgataattattaaattagaaaatatcgtacaattttacaaattatgtcGCCATATGATTTCTTGTAGATTCGATTCGGTTTCCTACATCGTGTAGCCACAAAGAAGTCCTTGCTTGACACAACACCATCaacttctttgttcttttccTGATTATATGAAACTTGACGTAATAATATTTCCAAGTAAGGCAACGATTTCATAtttaatcaataattagaaaaaaCGTCAAAGCTCACATATTAACGCAAAACTTCTCTTGCCAACGGTATGCGAATATCTCAACTTTTTCAATTCTCCTTGTTAGTACGGGATGTTTTCTGTAATTTTATGtcatcattatatatataaacaacacCAATATATCAGAATATTAAGCTACTATCCAGCAAGGACCTGCGATAATGGCTTTCTAAATATggcaaaaaatataatttcttctgaaaaataataaaacatagtGACATTTATATCTTACTTGAGCTTCATTAGAGTTCCAATAATCAAGGAGAACTTTAAATTCAACTTCTGAAACATCTTTTGGTATTTTTTGCATTCGAACTTCATCATTGGGATAGCGGAAATAATGCTTACTCTTAAATCGACACTTACATGTTCTCCAAGCATCTTGAATTGTTTTTAAGGCCCATTTCTGTCCGACATTAGGAATGTCATATTTCTCCTAAAATTTGGTTCAATATggttagaataaaaaatataaaatatctttaattaaaattaaaaaattagaactTCAAACCTTGATGTATTTCCACATGTCCTTTTTTATGTTCACTTTCTTTCATGTCTTAATAGTGAGAGGGTAAAAAGTTGAATTCCTTGCGAGTGTGCCAAAAAGCTGCTCAACTCTTGTACAACTCCTATAGTAGGACCAATTGGTTGGTTGTGCTCATTTAACATAATCAATTTACGTTCAGTCCTCCCATGTACACTTTGCATCTGTGTTCtgtctctctttttcttttcagtGGAAGGACCTACAATGATTATAATATTAAGACAATTAGTAATTCATCAATGTTAGTTTGATAACTGAATGAAATGTATACATTATGCCTTTTTCTGTGGATTGTTCATTTGTGTCATGAGTGGTAACATCCAGTAGCACTTTCTGCCCATTTTTGGGTATTTGTGTCATGAGTGGTAACATCCAGTAGCACTTTCTGCCCATTTTTGGGTACTGCTTGTGCGGCAGAAGAGGTAGAATGCAATATATTTTGTTGCCCCTTTTCTGGAATTGCTTTTGTTGCTGAAGAGATAGAGTCCGATAACAATTGCTGCCtattttttggagttgtttctTTTGAAAAATAGGCAGAATGCAGCGAATTTTGTTGCCCATTTTGTGGATTTGCTTGTGTTGTAGAAGAGCTAGAATGCAGTGGCATTTTCAACACTTGTTTTTGTACTTCTTGTGCTATAGTAGAGGTAGAACCAAGAAGCAATTACTGCACCTATTTTTGGACTTCTTGTGCTGTTGGAGAGAAAGAATTCAATGGCACTTGCTTCACTTGTTCTAGTAGTTCGTGTACAACATGAGGGGTAGAATACAATGGCACTTGTTCACGCACTTGAGAACCTTCTGATGGACATTGTTGCTTTCCGTATTTTGAACATGCAGTCTGAATTGGTTTTTCAGTTCCTTGCAGTGAATTCTTTAATGCTGTAAGTGATCTAACAGAAACGTATCTTGAGCTtgtaagctttttttttttttttttttttggacgtCTTTCTTGATTCATGACTATTCAAAACTCTGCCAACTTCAAAAAATTAGATATTAGTCCAAACAAAATGTACAATAGCAATACCAACCCATTTGTTTTGAGATGTTAGTTAAATATTTAAGTCTATTGCTCATTCCAATCAATCAAATTAACCATGATAACACAATGTACAACAGTAATACCAAACCATTGTTACTTTAGCTTTTGTTATGATACACTATAGCAGCAGAGAGCATTAAGTTACATGGTAGAACCTGGGCAGAGATCAGTTAACATATAGTTAAAACCTGGGCAGAGATTAGTTATAGATCAGTTATTGTTACTTCAACTTTTGTTATGATACACTATAGCAGCAGAGAGCATTAAGTTATAGGGTAGAACCTGGGCAGAGATCAGTTAACATATAGTTAAAACCTAGGTAGAGATCA of the Capsicum annuum cultivar UCD-10X-F1 chromosome 11, UCD10Xv1.1, whole genome shotgun sequence genome contains:
- the LOC124888911 gene encoding uncharacterized protein LOC124888911, with the translated sequence MEKLLKRVEATNAGVTIMKSDLSSKSHLVNSHSTSIKRLEKQMSQLSVTFNQRKSGTFPSDTVQNPQNDNSSIEATTRSGKVLSSPFVGKAVSDDVIEVEQVDELEEAKKKEKEAVVTTLPKPWSPFPQRLKKITDNTRFSKFMAILKQLTVNVPLVEALEQMPGYAKFMKDLVTKKRAMSYEPVDNLYHCGAISTRSLVQKKADPGAFTIPYTIGSLDFPKALCDLGASINLMPLAVYNQLGLGDPTPTNIRLVMANRSVKQPVGMLYDVLVKVASSIFPTDFVILFCEVDFEVPIILGRPFLATGSVLTDLRANELLFKLNNEVVWFDVFQYLKQHKEMSVFSVVDIYYENEQKVPIKEKFIVQPLAAVLMNFDSKGIEKYEETICPLTGMGSYSYVPKKPDLDLKNHPTPPVKPSIEEPLILELKELLGHLRYMFLGSGNTLPVIITVDLSEQQVEELISVL